Proteins from a genomic interval of Salinarchaeum sp. Harcht-Bsk1:
- a CDS encoding RND family transporter: MTVSDLAEAIVDHRRLVIVAFLLVTTGMIAGAMQVEEQSSLDGFQTDSEEAEALDRIQARYDRTGENVTTAQVVVERENVLSKEGLLEALRYQRALRQNETVAGTLAHRPGQQATTSVASAIATAAIARERRVGNARGQSADRSGDANGTAAATGSGGVPSMDAQIAQIESMSDAEIEATIQAVLTEDRAELLMLLPADYEAGETTADATMVLVRQDTRGEFVSIDTAPEFLVESQQAMAAIGEERGGATYRVFGVGITADEFATSMNESLAILGPFALLFVLLVLAIAYRDVVDVLLGLTGIGLVLVWTFGFMGWAGIAFNQLFVAVPVLLIGLSIDYAIHVFMRSREARDRGRAFGSDATGTATPSADAMKRGLAGVGLALVLVTVTTAVGFLSNVVSPLPPIQEFGIVNAAGIVSALFVFTLFVPAVKVELDGFLESHGFDRRTSAFGSSGRLNGLLAGASRVARRAPAIVLVLALLVSLGGAYGATQVDSSFQTTDFLADDPPEWTESLPAGMQPSEYTAIGTMDVLEDEFVRQDLDAQLLIEGNVTDPAALERIGGATTRLGDTEAAARLPNGRAALTSPTTAMERVAATNESFNATLAASDTDGDGLPDRNLEAVYDALYAADPVTAAGVIDRTESGEYRSVRITVLAASSDETGSLVSAVRDESDRIEGQGTPADGPGPSVEVTPTGQRTVITQQISKQILDTVLWSLVVTLAVVGVLLLGAYRLTAGRGSLGIVAMVPILMALSWVLGTMWLIGMPFNSITGLITSLTIGIGVAYSIHVCERYYQELDRNETVDDALHATVAGTGGALLGSAATTAGGFGVLTFAFLPALQQFGLITAVSIGFAFLATVAVLPSLLVIWTRYLGPEWASEELAADPPVSVPHTDPASDD; the protein is encoded by the coding sequence GTGACGGTGAGTGACCTCGCGGAGGCGATCGTCGATCACCGCCGGCTGGTGATCGTCGCCTTCCTGCTCGTGACCACCGGCATGATCGCCGGCGCGATGCAGGTCGAAGAGCAGAGTTCCCTCGACGGGTTCCAGACGGACTCAGAGGAGGCCGAAGCGCTCGATCGGATCCAGGCGCGCTACGATCGAACCGGCGAGAACGTGACGACGGCGCAGGTAGTCGTCGAGCGCGAGAACGTCCTGAGCAAGGAGGGACTGCTCGAAGCGCTGCGGTACCAGCGTGCACTACGGCAAAACGAGACGGTCGCCGGGACGCTCGCGCACCGGCCCGGGCAGCAGGCGACCACGAGCGTGGCCTCGGCCATCGCGACGGCCGCGATCGCCCGAGAACGGCGAGTCGGGAACGCGCGTGGGCAGTCCGCTGATCGCTCCGGGGACGCCAACGGGACTGCTGCAGCGACCGGTTCCGGCGGCGTGCCGTCGATGGACGCCCAGATCGCCCAGATCGAATCGATGAGCGACGCCGAAATCGAGGCCACGATCCAGGCGGTGCTCACCGAGGACCGCGCGGAGCTGTTGATGCTCCTCCCCGCCGACTACGAGGCCGGCGAGACCACCGCCGACGCCACGATGGTACTCGTCCGCCAGGACACGCGCGGCGAGTTCGTCTCGATCGACACCGCGCCCGAGTTCCTGGTCGAGAGCCAGCAGGCGATGGCAGCCATCGGCGAGGAGCGCGGCGGGGCGACCTACCGCGTCTTCGGCGTCGGGATCACCGCCGACGAGTTCGCGACGTCGATGAACGAGAGCCTCGCGATCCTCGGGCCCTTCGCCCTGCTCTTCGTCCTCCTCGTCCTCGCCATCGCGTACCGTGACGTGGTGGACGTCCTGCTCGGGCTGACCGGGATCGGCCTCGTGCTCGTCTGGACCTTCGGCTTCATGGGCTGGGCCGGGATCGCGTTCAACCAGCTGTTCGTCGCCGTGCCGGTGTTGCTGATCGGGCTCTCGATCGACTACGCGATCCACGTGTTCATGCGATCGCGGGAGGCCCGCGACCGTGGGAGGGCCTTCGGCAGCGATGCGACCGGCACCGCGACGCCCTCAGCCGACGCGATGAAGCGAGGGCTCGCCGGCGTCGGGCTCGCGCTCGTTCTCGTCACCGTGACGACGGCCGTGGGCTTCCTCTCGAACGTCGTCAGCCCGCTCCCGCCGATTCAGGAGTTCGGGATCGTCAACGCCGCCGGGATCGTCTCCGCGCTGTTCGTGTTCACGCTGTTCGTCCCGGCGGTGAAGGTGGAACTCGACGGGTTCCTCGAATCCCACGGCTTCGATCGCCGGACCTCGGCCTTCGGCTCGTCGGGACGGCTCAACGGGCTGCTGGCAGGTGCTTCGCGGGTCGCACGTCGCGCTCCGGCGATCGTGCTCGTGCTCGCCCTGCTTGTGAGCCTCGGCGGCGCGTACGGCGCGACGCAGGTCGACTCGAGCTTCCAGACGACGGACTTCCTCGCCGACGATCCGCCGGAGTGGACGGAGTCGCTCCCCGCCGGCATGCAGCCCAGCGAGTACACCGCGATCGGCACGATGGACGTCCTCGAAGACGAGTTCGTCCGCCAGGACCTCGACGCACAACTGTTGATCGAGGGGAACGTCACCGATCCAGCGGCGCTCGAACGGATCGGCGGTGCCACGACGCGACTCGGGGACACCGAGGCGGCCGCACGGCTGCCGAACGGCCGCGCGGCGCTCACCAGTCCGACGACGGCCATGGAGCGCGTCGCGGCCACCAACGAATCGTTCAACGCGACGCTCGCCGCCAGCGACACCGACGGTGACGGGCTGCCGGATCGAAATCTCGAGGCGGTCTACGACGCACTCTACGCGGCAGATCCGGTGACGGCAGCCGGCGTGATCGACCGCACCGAATCCGGCGAGTACCGCTCGGTCCGGATCACGGTGCTGGCCGCCAGCAGCGACGAGACCGGCTCGCTCGTGTCGGCGGTCCGCGACGAGTCGGACCGGATCGAGGGGCAGGGGACCCCCGCCGACGGACCTGGCCCGAGCGTCGAGGTCACCCCGACGGGGCAGCGGACGGTCATTACCCAGCAGATCTCGAAGCAGATCCTCGACACCGTGCTCTGGAGCCTCGTCGTAACCCTCGCCGTGGTCGGCGTCCTCCTGCTCGGTGCCTACCGGCTCACGGCCGGCCGCGGGTCGCTCGGGATCGTCGCGATGGTCCCGATCCTCATGGCGCTGTCCTGGGTGCTCGGGACGATGTGGCTGATCGGGATGCCGTTCAACTCGATCACCGGGCTGATCACCAGCCTCACGATCGGGATCGGCGTCGCCTACTCGATCCACGTCTGCGAGCGCTACTACCAGGAACTCGACCGCAACGAGACGGTCGACGACGCCCTCCACGCGACGGTCGCGGGAACCGGCGGCGCACTCCTTGGGAGCGCGGCGACCACGGCCGGCGGCTTCGGCGTCCTCACGTTCGCGTTCCTGCCGGCCCTGCAGCAGTTCGGACTCATCACGGCGGTCTCGATCGGGTTCGCCTTCCTCGCGACCGTGGCCGTCCTGCCGAGCCTGCTGGTGATCTGGACGCGCTACCTCGGGCCGGAGTGGGCAAGCGAGGAGCTCGCGGCCGATCCGCCGGTGAGCGTCCCCCACACCGATCCCGCGAGCGACGACTGA
- a CDS encoding MTH865 family protein translates to MADEAELREQMIDAFEGADYPISSPMDLVPALPDGPSTSFESGDFSMTAMELNTKLGGGEFPYDDVESFVDDVLEQLEDQDLI, encoded by the coding sequence ATGGCAGACGAAGCCGAACTCCGAGAACAGATGATCGACGCGTTCGAAGGTGCCGACTACCCGATCTCGAGCCCGATGGACCTCGTCCCGGCGCTCCCCGACGGTCCCTCGACCAGCTTCGAGTCCGGCGACTTCTCGATGACCGCGATGGAGCTCAACACCAAGCTCGGTGGCGGCGAGTTCCCCTACGACGACGTCGAGTCCTTCGTCGACGACGTGCTCGAGCAGCTCGAAGACCAGGACCTCATCTGA